The genomic window ttagtcatgctgttaaagaagaattagaacaaagagggaaaaatcatgagaagggaaaagcaaaaatcaaaattaaaaaggtgaaaatagtatactttggtctgcacTCAGATttcatagctctttctctggatgtggatggcattttccatcacaggtcttttaaaattgtctttgattactctATTGcagagaagagctaagttcatcatagttgatcattatacagtATTGCTTACTATTAAGATGTAcaatcttctcctggttctgctcactttattcagcatcagttcatgtatttctaagtttctttctgaaatttgcctgcttATTGTTTCTTaaagagcaataatattctattatattcatattctataacttattcagtcattcccccaattgatgggcatcctctcaatatccaattctttccCATCACAAAAAAGTGTTGTATCAAATATCTTGTACATGTggaccttttcccctttttgtgatctttttggaatacagacctatcTATTCAGTAATATTATTGAATCAAAGAGCATGCAGTTTTATTGCAGAAGAACAATCTATTGAAAGAGGGAAGAATGTACAAGTGTGAGAGGAGAGTAGGAGACAGTAATTTGGCTAGGGGAAGAGTTCTAGAATATGACTTGGCACTGGTAAGTCACattgttttcttccttgttttctccCTTCTGCATGcacagagaattttcttttttaggggtATAAGAGTCCTGACTTTAGAAAGTAGATCCTGCCTAGTGGGAGGAGAAAAAGTGACTGGACAAGAATACCCACATTCCAAGGGTAGGGGTCAAAGAAGGGAGGGagctctccttccttcttttagagGACTGGCAGGTGAATTTTTCCACCATAAACAAACAACTCTGACACCTGGCTACAACAGTACTTGGGTAATCTCGAAGAATTTTTTACTCAAATGACATATTTGtaaaaaacactttgcaaattatAATCCAACTCAACAAGCCTTGATTAAACAttggcaggcactgtgctaggtgctgggtaggaaaaaacacaaataaaactaTCCCCACTCTGAGAAGTAATATTCTGCTATGAaacattatatgtgtgtgtgtgtgagctaGTGTTATGAGAAATCCTTTCATCTCTACTTAGACCCTCAGTTTACCTCTTTCCTCCAATGGAAATGACACTGTTATGTCAACGATAGTCACAAACTTCTCTTATGTCCTCCCCATGGCTATTCTCGGGTTTATAGAAGGCTCTCAGGGGCCCCAGGTAGCCACCACCATCTCCGTCATACTCTTGACTCTTATATGTGATGATGGGAGGAGGGTAGGAAGGATAGTTAATTCTTCAAAACACAAAGCTCCCTCCTAGATATTGGACCTGATGGGGGAAGGGACTCAAGAAGGCAGATTGGCTCTCCACTCCTCCCTGAGCACAAGCATGTGCCAAGTCTTTGgtttcactgttttcttttggCAACAAACACCTTGGGGTATTTTTATCCACAATGAACTGGATAgctttgcaaaatttttttaaattattgaatcgaaattaatttaaatgcaaTCCTATTCATATTAAATAGGTACATTTTTGAGGaagaaaatgggggtggggatgagggagaagggagggggagaaaggaaaaagaggagagagagaaagggagggagagggagaggagagaaagacagtggagaggaggagaaagggagagagagagagagagagagagagagagagagagagagagagagagagagagagaagggagagaaactTGGAGTCAGACAACCACAGGATGTAATCAGTCTGGTGCAGTGAATATAATAACATAACTGATAGAGCATGACTTGCTGGGGGGCAGAACTCAGCATTCACCATtcaataatcaacaaatatttattattcaacACAGGGCTCCCCTGCTCTTTAAAGCTCCAGGTCACCTTCATTCCCCGGTAGAAACTGATATTAGACTGTTTTGACACTTCTTTCACCACTTTAAGGATTTGAAATGGGAAGGGCAGGGTTGGGGAAGAAAAGGGCTAGCAACTCCTGTTGGGAAATCAGGATTCCTGAGATTTATCATTGCTAAGAATCCCTCAAAGAGGATTCCTTTTAGTTCCCAGCAGCCATTCCCACCACTTCCATTTTTCAAGCTGCAGAGATGTCAGAGGTCTAAATGACCGAAATTTAGATAACCCCCATAAGTTTAGATGTATAGAAATCTCCTCTACCATCCTTGACAGGTAATTTTCCAGCTTCCTCTTGACCCCCTTAATTGTCAGCGAAATCTCTTCCTTAAGGAGAAACCCACTTAATTTTTGGAAGTTATTGCTTATGAGTCCCTCTAAAACTTGCTCCAACTTTCTCTAAACATTGTTTCTTGGAGTAGAATAATGGAGTTCTCAAAGGACTCCAGCAAGTCTTATTGACAAGACCCCCTACTCCCAATAAAAGCCCATCTTTGCTCTGAAGCAAGTTTGGTCCTTGACCTCCTCAAGCCATTCCTTGTAGAGACTTTGAGGACTCCTAGATATCTGGTCCTAAGCATCTTCTTCCCCTAACTCTGGGCTATCTTTAGAGACAAAGggaagatgggggagggaaaatCATAAAGTGATTTGTATTTTAGAGACAAGAGTCAAACCTGACTTAGGAAATCATACACATGGGCTAcagggatatatatatagatatagatatatatatatatatatatatatatatatatatatatatatatatatatatatatatggtatattcTTTGGTCTTGGccatgttgggggggggggggcggggggagaacaCTCTTGGGAAAACTGCCTAGGATAAGGAGCAGATGAAAAACAGGTGGGGAAGACCAGAAAGGAGAGATGGGGTGGAGCAGTTATCAAAAGTTCCCatgttcagggaagcctggaaggaattcagggaagcctggaaggatatgcatgaagtgatgctgagtgagatgagcagaacaagaaaaacattgtataacctaacagcaacatgggggcaatgatcaaccttgatggacttgttcactccttcagtgcaataatcagggacaattttgggctgtctgcaatggagaataccatctgtatccagagaaagaattgtggagtttgaacaaagaccaaagactattaccttcaatttagaaaaaaaaactgttatcttatataattttgctatctcttatactttatttttcttctttaaggatataatttctctctcataacatttaactgagatcaatgtacaccatggaaacaatgtaaagactaacagaatgccttctgtgggaggtgggggagggaagtaagaatggggaaaatttgtaaaactcaaaataaaatctttctaaaagaaaagttcccatgacttaaaaataatatatgaagactttgaccatttattgatacatcatcatcattataataacCTATGGAaagtatcatttcatttgattcaacAATTTTCTGCTCTTACAATTtccattctacagataaggaaattgaagttcaaGGACAATCCAAAGGATCCAGGTGCACTCACCCAGAAGTGACTGGAAGGTTACTCAACTAGTAGGTAGCAGGAGGCAACActggaactcagatctccctgattccaagaGTACTGACTGTGGATAGATATGACTGTGACTGACTAGGAAAATGGAACGGACAACTCTGACTCATGATTATTTgacagaatgtcagaattgggagGAACCTGGGAGACCATTGAGTCCAATGTCCTCCTCTTACTTGAGTCCAGAGCAGGGCAATGGATTTTTTGAGGCCATTTGGGCTTATTTAATAGGAGAGTCAGAAATAGAAACCAGATTTCTTGATTTCTAGTCCTTGTCTTGGTCTCTTTAAGTAATGCCATACTCTCTGAGATGTCAGCCCTCTCTGAGACCAAGCCCAGCACCTGTTCCACATCAGTCCTAAAGTATTAGTCAAAGAATGTGAGACTATAAGGTCTCTGAATTTGGGGCAAACTGTGAGTTGGAGGGTATTAGGCATTTATGAGGGAAGAGGAGCTACCAGGAGGCCCACATCCCAGTGTTTTATGATGAAGTGGGCGGGACTCTTGTTTCCAGGGACCTTGCTCTGTgacagggaggggaggggtgCTCCCCCTCTATGGGGCAATTGAGGGCAGGCAAGATGTGTTGTGGGGTAAAGCCCACTCACAAGACAACTCAGGCCTGCAGGACACTGAAGCAGGTGGCTGGGGAGGATGCGAGCTCTGGACCTCTTCCTCCCCTTCATCCTCCTCCTACTCCACGTGGGTACTCCAACCCACGGAGAGTATGGCGTGGTCCATGTGGTATCGGAAAAGAAGGGTAGCAAAGACTACTGTGCCCTCTTCAGTTCTGAGTATGTCACCTTGCCTCGGGACCTCCACCATGCCCCTCTGCTGCCCCTGCATGATGGCACCAAAGCACCCTGGTGCCCCAGTGAGAACATCCACCAGTCTTACCTCCAAGGCTCCAGCCCCCAGAAACCACTGAGCAAAACCACCACCATGGTTTTACGGGGGAACTGCAGCTTCTATGCCAAGGGTCGCCTGGCTCAAGATCAGGGTGCTCATGGGCTTCTCATTGTTAGCCGTGCTGGTGGCCTCCAGTGTTCAGACACCACCCCAGTTCCAGCGACCTACCAGAGCCACACGTCACTCCCTGATCTAACCATCCCAGTGGCCATACTCCGCTATGATGATATGTTGGATATCTTGACCCAGGCCCATGGTGGGGCCATCATTCGGGTGGCCATGTATGTGCCTCCAGAACCTGTCCTTGACTATAACATGGTGATTATTTTCATCCTGGCTGTTGGCACTGTGGCCCTGGGTGGCTACTGGGCTGGTCTGAGTGAGGCTGAGAGGCTCCAACGGTGCCGGGAGCGTCGGATAAGAGGGACCAGTGTGAGTGAGGAAGCCGAAGGGGTGGCTGAAGAAGATGATGACGATGAGGAGCCAGTGGACTTCACACCAGCAATGACGGGCGCAGTGGTCCTCATGTCCTGTTCCATCATGCTGTTGCTATATTTCTTCTATGACTGTTTCGTCTACATTATGATTGGCATCTTTGGACTGGGAGCTGGCACCGGCCTCTACAGCTGCCTGGCTCCCCTGGCTCGCCGCCTGCCCCTGGGACGTTGCCAGCTCCTCCTGCCAGGTCTGCAAACCTACCTGCAGCTGTCCCTTATTCTGTTAGCCTGCCTATGCACCTCCATCACAGCAATCTGGATGGTCTTTCGTAATGAGGAACGCTGGGCCTGGCTTCTACAAGACACACTAGGTGTGGCCTATTGCCTCTTTGTGCTCCGCCGTGTAAGGCTGCCCACATTGCGTAGCTGTGCTTCCTTCCTACTGGCTCTGCTGGCCTTTGATGTTTTCTTTGTCTTCATCACCCCATTCCTCACCAGGACTGGCGAAAGCATCATGGT from Macrotis lagotis isolate mMagLag1 chromosome 2, bilby.v1.9.chrom.fasta, whole genome shotgun sequence includes these protein-coding regions:
- the SPPL2C gene encoding signal peptide peptidase-like 2C; this translates as MRALDLFLPFILLLLHVGTPTHGEYGVVHVVSEKKGSKDYCALFSSEYVTLPRDLHHAPLLPLHDGTKAPWCPSENIHQSYLQGSSPQKPLSKTTTMVLRGNCSFYAKGRLAQDQGAHGLLIVSRAGGLQCSDTTPVPATYQSHTSLPDLTIPVAILRYDDMLDILTQAHGGAIIRVAMYVPPEPVLDYNMVIIFILAVGTVALGGYWAGLSEAERLQRCRERRIRGTSVSEEAEGVAEEDDDDEEPVDFTPAMTGAVVLMSCSIMLLLYFFYDCFVYIMIGIFGLGAGTGLYSCLAPLARRLPLGRCQLLLPGLQTYLQLSLILLACLCTSITAIWMVFRNEERWAWLLQDTLGVAYCLFVLRRVRLPTLRSCASFLLALLAFDVFFVFITPFLTRTGESIMVEVASGPSDSTSHEKLPMVLKVPRLSFSPLTLCDRPFSILGFGDIVVPGFLVAYCHRFDIQVHSSRVYYMACTLAYAVGLLVTFLAMILMQMGQPALLYLVSCTLITSLVVAFYRQELALFWTGQGFVKPPTHIVIRLTPSPSIRGRIEELAPLSEQKPDEDPDVQPIVENKGATGEGTNLSESSLSGQSETTILPAEDEGNNSPCCLSDSSEGWSDATLDPEEINILPTESEEEPGTLETHNVTLNKFPEGTAVWTGLHKRKGLKVKKSLSAEASL